TTGCCGTAGTTGTTTTAGCTTTGGTTGCTGTTGTTTTTTTAGCAGCCGTTTTCTTTTCGGGCGTTTTTTTAGCAATCATTTCTTTTACCTCATCTAAGGTTAATTGTACTGCATCAACATCTTTAGACAATTCGATTTTAACTTTACCACTAATAATAGTTGAACGTCCCCAACGTGCTTTTTCGACACGAATACCTTCGTCTTCCCAATTGTGAATTACTTTATCGATTTCTTTTTGAATTTTATCTTCAATCAATTCTACAATATCTGCTTGAGATAGGTTATCAAAATCATATTTTTTATTCACGTTAATAAACATGCCGTTCCATTTTAAGAATGGACCGAAACGCCCTACGCCTTTTTGCACATCCATACCTTTAAAGGTTGCAATTGGTGCATCAGCTTTTTGTTTTTCTTTAATAATTTCGATAGCCATAGCTAACGAAACATCAACCGGATCCATGCCTTTTGGCAAAGAAATAAATTGAGACCCGAATTTAACGTAAGGACCAAATCGGCCATTATTTACTTCAACTTCTTCACTTTCAAATTCGCCTAGTTTTTTTGGTAATTCAAAAAGTTTTAAAGCTTCTTCTAATGTAATGCTTGCTATGTTTTGATCTGAACGTAAACTTGCAAATTTACGTTCTTCATCTTCACGTTCTCCAATTTGAGCCATTGGACCAAATTTACCTAAACGAACAGATACAGGTTTTCCGGATTGCGGATCAACACCTAAGGTACGTTCACCCGATTCGCGTTCTGCATTATCCATAACATCGTTCACTTTTGGGTGAAAATGCGAATAGAATTGATGCATCATATTGGTCCAGTTTTCTTTACCTTCAGCAATCTCATCAAAATCCTGCTCTACCTTTGCGGTAAAGTTGTAATCTAAAATGGTATCGAAATTTTTAACCAAGAAATCGTTTACGATAACACCAATATCGGTTGGTACTAATTTACCTTTATCCGAGCCTGTATTTTCTGTTAATTGCTTGGTTGCAATGGTATTATTTTTAAGAATTAGTTGGTTGTACTGACGTTCACTACCTTCAAACGTTCCTTTTTCAACATAATTACGGTTAATAATTGTTGTAATGGTTGGTGCGTAGGTTGACGGACGTCCGATACCTAATTCTTCTAATTTTTTAACTAAAGCAGCTTCTGAATAACGTGCTGGCGGACGAGAAAAACGTTGGGTTGCTGCAATGTAATTTGCTGATAACGGTTCGTTAACTTTTAAGCTTGGTAACATACCTTCTTCTTGCTCTTCTTCGTCATCGTGCCCTTCTAAATACACACGTAAAAAGCCATCAAACTTAATCATTTCACCAGTTGCTGTAAAAAGATCGCTGTGGTTATTTGCTTCAACCTTTAAATTGGTACGTTCTAACTGCGCGTCGCTCATTTGCGAAGCTAAAGTACGTTTCCAAATTAAATCGTATACACGTGCCTGATCACGATCAATAGCTACCGAATGCTTACTCATATCGGTTGGACGAATGGCTTCGTGGGCTTCTTGAGCGCCTTTAGATTTGGTTGCAAAATTGCGAGGTTTAGAAAATTCTTTACCGTATGAACGAATAATTTCGGCTTGAGCAGCGCTCATTGCTTCATTAGATAAGTTCACGCTATCGGTTCTCATATAAGTAATTAACCCTGCTTCATATAAACGTTGAGCTAACATCATGGTTACCCCAACAGGTAATCCTAATTTACGAGCAGCTTCTTGTTGTAAGGTAGAAGTTGTAAATGGTGCTGCTGGCGATTTTTTTGCGGGTTTGGTTTCGATGTCTGAAACCTTATAAGTAGACCCTACATTTGCTTGTAAAAAAGCTTCAGCTTCTTGTTGCGTAGCAAATGATTTAGGTAATTTTGCTTTAAAAGATTTTCCGTTTTCAGTTTTAAATTCTGCAGAAATATTATAGGTTGCAACCGAATTAAAGTCTTGTATTTCGCGTTCGCGTTCAACAATTAAACGTACCGAAACCGATTGTACACGTCCGGCAGATAATCCGCGTTTAACTTTGCGCCATAAAACCGGCGAAAGTTCGTAGCCCACCAAACGGTCTAATACACGGCGTGCTTGTTGTGCATTAACTAAATTATAATCAATATCACGAGGATTTTCTATCGCTTTTAAAATTGCATTTTTAGTAATTTCGTGAAATACAATGCGTTTTCTTTTTTCAGGTTTAATATTTAATTCTTCGGCCAGGTGCCAAGCAATAGCTTCACCTTCGCGGTCCTCATCGGATGCTAACCAAACCATTTCGGCATCTTTAGCTAACTGTTTAAGTTTTTTAACCAATGCTTTTTTATCTGCGGAAACTTCGTACGTAGGTTTAAAATTATTTTCTATATCTACGCCCATTTCGTTAGCAGGAATATCAGCAATATGACCAAAACTGGATTCGACCTTAAAATCGCTACCCAGAAACTTTTCTATCGTTTTTGCCTTAGCAGGAGACTCAACAATCACTAAATTTTTTGCCATTTATATCAAATTTTATTGAACAAAAGTATAGGTTTTTTTTTAATAATAAGCCAAGGTTAAAAAAGTTTGCTTTTTTACTTACTCAATCTACATCCCTTAAAAATTAGTTAATTGGTTTATTACGACACATTTATAAGACGAAAAAATGTACTTTTAAGGTACTAATCGCCTATATTAAATATTTGTAAAACGTATGAAACTAAATTTTTTATTTAAATCAGCTTTACTTTTTACAGCTTTAATAAGCTTTACAGCCTGTTCTAGCACTAAAAGTTCGGTTAAAAACAACACGCCAAAACAAACAGCTACCAAGCACAAAACTAAAAACAAATCAAAATCGTATAAAAAAAATGTGATTGCGAGCTATTATCACGATAAATTTAATGGAAGAACCACAGCTAGCGGAGAAAAATTTAACAACAACAAATTAACCGCAGCACATAAAACTTTACCTTTTGGTACTATTGTAAAGGTTACCAACACAGCTAACAATCAATCTGTAATTGTGAAAGTTAATGACCGAGGCCCGTTTACTAAAGGACGAGAAATAGATTTATCAAAAAAAGCATTTTTTGATATCAGCGAAAATAAAAAAAACGGATTATTACATGTTAACATAGAAATTTTAGACTGATAAAAAGAAAAAAAAACATTTAAAAATCAGTTGTACAAATCTAATCTGTTTTTAATGCAAAAAACCGCGCTGACAGTTTGTCACATAACCGAAATAAATTCTATCTTTGCAAACTGAATAATACACTTTTAAGTGATTTATGGAAAAAGTAATTGACGAAAACAAACAAGGTACAAGCCTTGAATTAGAACAGAAGGAAAGCAACACCAAAAAACTTTTTATAGAAAGTTACGGTTGCCAAATGAATTTTTCGGACTCTGAAATTGTAGCATCTATTTTAGCAAACGAAGGATATAATACAACGCAAAACTTGGAAGAAGCAGATTTGGTGTTAGTAAACACCTGCTCTATTCGCGATAAGGCTGAACAAACCGTTCGTAAACGTTTAGAACAATATAACCGAGTTAAAAAGCACAACCCAGGAATGAAGGTTGGGGTTTTAGGTTGTATGGCAGAACGTTTAAAAAGTAAGTTTTTAGAAGAGGAAAAAATTGTAGACATGGTGGTTGGTCCAGATGCTTACAAAGATATTCCGAACTTATTAAAAGATGTTGACGAAGGGCGTGAAGCTATAAACGTAATTCTTTCTAAAGAAGAAACGTATGGAGATATTGCTCCAGTACGTTTAAACTCAAACGGAGTTACCGCATTTGTTTCAATCACACGTGGTTGTGACAATATGTGTACATTCTGTGTGGTTCCTTTTACACGTGGTAGAGAGCGCTCGCGCGAACCACAAAGTATTATGTCAGAAATTGCTGATTTATGGGAACGCGGCTTTAAAGAAATTACTTTATTAGGCCAAAACGTAGATTCATACCTGTGGTACGGTGGTGGGTTAAAAAAGGATTTTGTAAAAGCAACTGAAATGGAAAAAGCAACAGCTGTTGATTTTGCTCAGTTGTTAGATATGGTTGCTACTGCATACCCAAAAATGCGTTTTAGATTTTCAACTTCTAATCCGCAAGATATGCACGAAGAAGTAATTCATGTTATGGCAAAACACCACAACATTTGTAAATACATTCACTTACCGGTTCAATCAGGTTCTACACGTATTTTAAAAGAAATGAACCGTCAACATACTCGTGA
This genomic window from Flavobacterium agricola contains:
- the miaB gene encoding tRNA (N6-isopentenyl adenosine(37)-C2)-methylthiotransferase MiaB produces the protein MEKVIDENKQGTSLELEQKESNTKKLFIESYGCQMNFSDSEIVASILANEGYNTTQNLEEADLVLVNTCSIRDKAEQTVRKRLEQYNRVKKHNPGMKVGVLGCMAERLKSKFLEEEKIVDMVVGPDAYKDIPNLLKDVDEGREAINVILSKEETYGDIAPVRLNSNGVTAFVSITRGCDNMCTFCVVPFTRGRERSREPQSIMSEIADLWERGFKEITLLGQNVDSYLWYGGGLKKDFVKATEMEKATAVDFAQLLDMVATAYPKMRFRFSTSNPQDMHEEVIHVMAKHHNICKYIHLPVQSGSTRILKEMNRQHTREEYMALVDKIYAIIPEISLSQDMIAGFPTETEQDHQDTLSLMEYANYDFGFMFAYSERPGTMASRKMEDDVPEEVKKRRLQEIVDLQRAIGLKRTQRFLGQTVEVLIEKDSKRSETQWSGRNSQNTVVVFEKQNYKVGDFVLVKITDCTSATLIGEAVGYSEMQS
- the topA gene encoding type I DNA topoisomerase; its protein translation is MAKNLVIVESPAKAKTIEKFLGSDFKVESSFGHIADIPANEMGVDIENNFKPTYEVSADKKALVKKLKQLAKDAEMVWLASDEDREGEAIAWHLAEELNIKPEKRKRIVFHEITKNAILKAIENPRDIDYNLVNAQQARRVLDRLVGYELSPVLWRKVKRGLSAGRVQSVSVRLIVEREREIQDFNSVATYNISAEFKTENGKSFKAKLPKSFATQQEAEAFLQANVGSTYKVSDIETKPAKKSPAAPFTTSTLQQEAARKLGLPVGVTMMLAQRLYEAGLITYMRTDSVNLSNEAMSAAQAEIIRSYGKEFSKPRNFATKSKGAQEAHEAIRPTDMSKHSVAIDRDQARVYDLIWKRTLASQMSDAQLERTNLKVEANNHSDLFTATGEMIKFDGFLRVYLEGHDDEEEQEEGMLPSLKVNEPLSANYIAATQRFSRPPARYSEAALVKKLEELGIGRPSTYAPTITTIINRNYVEKGTFEGSERQYNQLILKNNTIATKQLTENTGSDKGKLVPTDIGVIVNDFLVKNFDTILDYNFTAKVEQDFDEIAEGKENWTNMMHQFYSHFHPKVNDVMDNAERESGERTLGVDPQSGKPVSVRLGKFGPMAQIGEREDEERKFASLRSDQNIASITLEEALKLFELPKKLGEFESEEVEVNNGRFGPYVKFGSQFISLPKGMDPVDVSLAMAIEIIKEKQKADAPIATFKGMDVQKGVGRFGPFLKWNGMFINVNKKYDFDNLSQADIVELIEDKIQKEIDKVIHNWEDEGIRVEKARWGRSTIISGKVKIELSKDVDAVQLTLDEVKEMIAKKTPEKKTAAKKTTATKAKTTTAKKATTKTTAKKAAPKK
- a CDS encoding septal ring lytic transglycosylase RlpA family protein translates to MKLNFLFKSALLFTALISFTACSSTKSSVKNNTPKQTATKHKTKNKSKSYKKNVIASYYHDKFNGRTTASGEKFNNNKLTAAHKTLPFGTIVKVTNTANNQSVIVKVNDRGPFTKGREIDLSKKAFFDISENKKNGLLHVNIEILD